The nucleotide sequence GGTAGGCGTGGTACGGCAAGGCCGTGTCAAAATAGGTAAAACCCCGTTCCAGAAAGGTATCGACCATGCGGTTCATCTGTTCCATATCCACAGATGTCTGGTCGTTGGCATCCAGCAGAGGTAGCCGCATACAGCCAAAGCCGAGTTTCTTCATCATGAGCATGAACCTCGTGTGTTTTTGGTCCTACTGCCGCATGGGCAGCGTGTAAACCGTGCTATTTAAGTGAGTTGTAGACATCGGCGGCGACAGGCTCCATCCAGGCGGCCGGGCCTTTTTGCGGGTCGATCTCTATGGCGATATGCGCAAGGCCGCTGTCTTTTGCCGCGCCGTGCCAATGCTTGACGTGGGCGGGAATGTTGACTGCGTCGCCGGGCAACAGCTGCCGCGCGGGCTTGCCCCATTCCTGATAGTAGCCTCGCCCGGCGGTTACAAGCAGCACCTGTCCGCCCTGATGCGCGTGCCAGTTGTTGCGGCAGCCGGGTGCGAAGGTCACGTTGGCCACAGGCAGGGCCTCCCCTGCCGGCACAAGCATGTTAAGCCACGCATCGCCGCTGAAATTGCTGCTCTCAAGCTTGCTTCCCGCAGCAAAAACCGAGGTTATCGGCAACTTGTCCATGATAATATCCCTGCATATGAATGTTTGCCCCTTGCCGGGGCCTGACCCCGCAGCGGGGGCCGGTCGCTGTTTGCGACCCTCGCGCCTGAGTGCGCTTCGGATGGTTTATTTGTAAGAGCCTTGCGCCAAAGCGCATAGTCTGATTCTCTAAAATTATTGCCTGATTGTACGAGGATTATAATTAATGTGTTGTTTTTTGCCGTCGGCATCTGCTAACAAAAGGAAAAACGGAGAGCAGCATGAAACCGCAGCCCGAAAAACAATGCGACCTTTTGCATGTTCAGCGCCAGATACTGGCACGGAGCATCGCCCGCTGGACCGAAAACAACCCCAGGTTTGAAGCGGACGTGCCTGGTCTGCTGCTGGTACGGTACGAGGCTCCCACGCAGCCGACCAGCGGCGTGTACGAGCCGTGCATCTGCCTTGTCGCTCAGGGGGCCAAGCGGGTTATGCTGGGAGGCGAGGAGTATGTATACGACGCCAACCATTATCTGATCTCATCGGTTGGCTTGCCGGTGGTGGCCAATGTGGTCGAGGCCAGCCCGGAAAAACCGCTGCTGGGGCTGGCGCTCAAGCTCGATATGCGTATGCTTGCCCAGATGATGGTAGACAGCAACCTGCCCGCGCCACGTTCGGGGCGGTCTGAACGAGGCATGCGCGTAAGCGAGGTAAGCGCGCAGCTGCTCAGCGCCTTTCAGCGGTTGCTCGACCTGCAGCAAGACCCGCAGGACATCGCGGTGCTGTCGCCTCTGGTTCACAAAGAAATTCTGTACCGCCTGCTCGTGGGCGAACAGGGGCATTATCTGCGTCAGCTCGTCTCTGCGGGCAGCCACGGTTTTCAGATAGCGCGGGCCATAGACTGGCTCAAAAAAAACTATGTTCAGCCGCTCAAGGTCGACAGCCTGGCAAAGCAGATCGGCATGAGCACATCGACCTTTCACTACCATTTTCGCGCCATGACAGCCATGAGCCCCCTGCAGTACCAAAAATGGATGCGGCTGCACGAGGCGCGCAGGCTCATGTTTATGGAACGCCTGGACGCAACCAGCGCCGCCTTTCAGGTGGGCTACGAAAGCCCGTCGCAATTCAGCCGCGAATACCGCCGCCAGTTCGGCACGCCGCCCCTGCGCGACGTCAAAAACCTTTACACGACACAGGAAGCCAGCGCTGCTTCGCCCGCCGACGCATCCTTTGCCAACGTCACGGCCTAGCTGTCGTTTCGTCCTCTCCCTGTTGCCAGCACTCCTGCACACCCGGCTCGCCAATGCACGGCGAGGGGGCAGCAGGCCCGTTTACATCTGCAGCCCAAACGCGCAACAGGCAGTACGTTGGGGGCGGCGCTGCCGATACCCCAGTACAGGATTTGCGGCGTGCCGCAGGCGGGGAGCAATAAATTTATAAAAAAATCTAATTATCTAATAAAATTATACATTTTTTGCCACACAAAATCTATTAGCGCCTAGCAGCCCTATTTTATTAAATATTTTAAAAACACTTACTATTCATAATTCATTGCTATGGTTTTGACATGCTTTATTTATTGCTATATTAAAAAAGCATAAAAATATAAACATGGTTTATCTCAATTGTATTCCTGCCGTTATCACTTTGAACAATCAATTATCCAGAGTTTCATTTTTACCTACTACTGTGCAGATATATATTCCGCTGCACTTTGTCCTGTCCAAACTGCCCACATGCCATAGACCACCTGCGAGATTACTATGCGCATCAAATACAAGGTCTGGAGTCTGGTAACAATTATAATCAGTACTATTGTTTGTGCTGACATCTACTTTGGCTACACAGGCATCGAATCTTCCATTCAATCAGAGCTTAACAGGGATGCTGAAGACATTAGATCACTGATCATGGCCACCCGCAGGGTTTATCAAAAGCAGTTTATAGAAAGTGGATTGCCCGTAAACGAAGCCACAGTTGGGTTTTTACCAGCACATGCATTGGCAAAAATTTCTGTTGAATTCCCCCACTGGAGCACCACTGGCATTAAATTCAACAATGTAACAGACAGGCCGCGCAACCCCGCCAACAAGGCAAACAGCTTTGAGCAGGAGGCCCTTGCCTGGTTTAAGGCCAACCCGCAGGCAAAAAGCCGTCTGGTCGAACTAGCCAGGGATGGCAGCAGTTTTTATCACTAGCCCCATCCGTATTGAAGAATACTGCCTGACCTGCCACGGCAGCCGCGCTGACGCGCCGCCTTCCATTGCCGCCACATATGCCGACGCGTATGATTACAAGATTGGCGACATGCGCGGCATACTGAGCATATACCTGCCAACCGGGCAGCTGCGGTACAATGCGTATACCGCATGGGGGTATCAGCTTGCCTTGCGGCTGGTTGGCTATCTGGCGCTCCTGTTTGCTCTGGGCTGCCTGCTGAACAAGTACGTCATCAACCGACTGGCCCGGCTGGAAGAAAACACCAGAAAGCTCGCTGCGGGAGACTACTCTGCCCGCGTAAAAAGGATAGGCCGCGACGAGATTGGCGACCTGGCCACAGCCATCAACGCCATGAGCCGAGAGGTTCAAAACCGCGACACAACCCTGCGCGAAAGCGAAGAAAGCTTCAGGCTCACCGCAAACAGCATCAAGGATGCGCTGATACTGCTCAGCGGCGAGGGCAAAATCATTTTCTGGAACAGGGCCGCCGAGCAGATTTTTGGCTACACGGCCGAAGAAGCGATGGGCCGTGTGCTGCACGATCTTCTGATTCCTGATCGTCATCGCGCAAGCGTGGCCAAGGGGCTGAATGACTTTGTCCGTTCTGGGCAGGGGATATTTTGCGGCACTGGCATTGAGATCAGCGCTATCCGCAAGAATGGGCACGAATTTGCCATCGAGCTTTCGCTGTCATCCATGAACACGCAGGGCAAGTGGGTCGGCATTGGGCTGGTCAGGGACATATCGGAGCGCAAGCAGGTAGAAGCCGAACTGCAGGCCTACCGCGAGCGCCTTGAGGGGCTGGTGGAAACGCGCACGCAAGACCTGATAATTGCCAAAAATGCGGCGGAAGCTGGCAGCGTTGCCAAAAGCGCATTTTTGGCCAACATGAGCCACGAAATACGCACGCCGCTCAATGCCATAACCGGTATGATACATATTTTGCGCAAATCAGGCCTGACGCTCAACCAAGTAGAAAAGCTGACAAAAATCGAGATCGCCAGCAGCCATTTGCTGGAAATCATCAACAATGTTCTTGAATTGTCAAAAATTGAAGCAGGCAAATTTGTGCTGCAGCATGTACCCGTGCACATCCCTACCCTGCTCGAAAACATTACTTCCATCCTGGGCCAAAAAGCGCAGGAAAAAGGCATTGAACTCATCACCGAGGTCGATCCGGATATCTGCCCCGTCTACGGCGACGACAGCCGCCTGCAACAGGCCCTGCTCAACCTGACGACCAATGCGCTCAAGTTTACCGACAAGGGGCGCGTGACCGTGCGCGTGCGTGCAGAGTCGCAAACCAACAGTACCATGACATACCGCTTTGAGGTCGAGGACACCGGCATTGGCATCAGCGCCGAGCAGCAGCCGCGCCTTTTCTCCGCCTTTGAGCAGGCCGACAACTCCATGAGCCGCAAATATGGCGGCACAGGGCTGGGCCTGGCCATTACCAAAAAGATTGCGGAACTGATGGGCGGCAAAGCCGGAATGGTCAGCGCCGAGGGCAATGGCAGCACGTTCTGGTTTACCGCCGTGCTGCGAAAGGACGCGCCCCAGCTTGGCGTAACGGAGCGGATCAATGCGGAGGAAGCGGAGCGCACAATCAAGCAAAAGCTGGGCGGCAAGCGCATCCTGCTGGTTGAGGACGAGCCAATCAACCGCGAGATAGCGCAGGCCCTGCTGGAAGATGTGGGCTTTATCGTTGACCTGGCCGAGGACGGCGGCAAGGCCATTGAGCGGGTGCAGGCCGTAACCTACGACCTTATTCTCATGGATATGCAGATGCCGCACATCAACGGACTTGAGGCCACGCGGCAGATACGTTTGCTGCCGGAAGGGGCCACCATCCCCATTATCGCCATGACAGCCAACGCCTTTGCCGAAGACCGCGAGCTGTGCATCGAGGCTGGCATGAATGACTTTATCGCCAAGCCCGTTTCGGTGTCGCTGCTCTACCAGAAGCTGTGCGCCTGGTTGCAGAAGAGGTGAGGGGGGGGGAATTAAATAGCATATAGTGTTACGAAAAATACAGGGGCATTGAATTTAGGAACAAAAAACGCGTCTCTATCATGAAAGCTAACACGATACCTTTATGCGCATCATCGTAGGTTTGTTTTAGATCAGGGTTGCAATTAGATGTATTTATTGTTAATAAATAATTACTAACAAATTTTTAAGGGGAAATGACTTGGAAGAGTATCTTAAAAAAATTGGGGTTAAAAATGAAAAAATTCGAGACCCGATTTATGGCTTTATACCCATCACACCAAAAGAAAAGACAATCATTGACACACCTCTTTTCCAGCGTCTTAGACGAATAAATCAACTTGCACTAACAAAATATGTATACCCTTCTGCAGAGCATTCAAGATTTGTACACTCCATTGGAGTAATGCATTGTTCAACATTAATATTAGATGGCGTTTTTTCTCATAAAGAGACTAATTTAAACTTTGAGCCTTCACAAAAAAGCATAAAAACGCTTCGATATGCAGCTCTATTACATGACATTGGACATTTACCTTTTTCACATGCTGTTGAAAAGCAATGGCTTTGTGGATTAAAACATGAGGATGTAAGCATATATATAATTAAAAATTACAGACAGATACGAGATATATTGGAATCAGATGGAATTGACTGCAATGAGGTTGCATCACTTATAGGGAAAAAGCCTGCCGAAAAGGACCAACTTTTTCATGAAGTCATATCCGGACAACTTGATGCAGATAGAGCGGACTATCTTCTTCGGGATTCGCATGCATGCGGTGTTCGATACGGTGAATATGATTTTCCCCGTTTTTTACAAATATTTTCTGCAAAAGAAGATGCAACACATGGGAGTCTTTCTCTATGTGTTGATGAAAAAGATCTACATGTTGCAGAATCACTTCTCATCGCTAGATATCACTATAATCTGCAAATACCATATCACAGAACTAGGAGTGGATATGATTTTGTATTAAAAAAATTTGCAAAAGAAAATGTTCATTTTGATAATATATTTGAAATAAATGGCTCTAAAATTGATGAAATAAATTTTAAAAAACTTGAACTTTTGGACGATGGAAGTGTTTTTGAAAAAATTAAAGATAAATTTCAGCAGAACAATAAGTGGGCTAATTATCTAATGCGCCAAATGCACCTCTGTCCAATAATTGATACTAATGCCTTAGATAAAGATTCTGTAGACTACTTTAAAAAAAGCGTGACAGCACTTCGCGCCTCCCCCGATCTTCTTGTTGAAGATGAGGATTATTTTATTCAAGAACAGCCCGTTGAAATGCTCAAGCGCGCACAACGTTCTGGAGAATGTGATAAACCTAGCAAAAAAGGCTCAAAGTCTTTACCCGAGGGGAGTATTCGCCTTCTTGTGGACTCATATGGAGGCGCTAAGAAA is from Desulfovibrio desulfuricans and encodes:
- a CDS encoding c-type heme family protein — translated: MRIKYKVWSLVTIIISTIVCADIYFGYTGIESSIQSELNRDAEDIRSLIMATRRVYQKQFIESGLPVNEATVGFLPAHALAKISVEFPHWSTTGIKFNNVTDRPRNPANKANSFEQEALAWFKANPQAKSRLVELARDGSSFYH
- a CDS encoding response regulator, with product MAAVFITSPIRIEEYCLTCHGSRADAPPSIAATYADAYDYKIGDMRGILSIYLPTGQLRYNAYTAWGYQLALRLVGYLALLFALGCLLNKYVINRLARLEENTRKLAAGDYSARVKRIGRDEIGDLATAINAMSREVQNRDTTLRESEESFRLTANSIKDALILLSGEGKIIFWNRAAEQIFGYTAEEAMGRVLHDLLIPDRHRASVAKGLNDFVRSGQGIFCGTGIEISAIRKNGHEFAIELSLSSMNTQGKWVGIGLVRDISERKQVEAELQAYRERLEGLVETRTQDLIIAKNAAEAGSVAKSAFLANMSHEIRTPLNAITGMIHILRKSGLTLNQVEKLTKIEIASSHLLEIINNVLELSKIEAGKFVLQHVPVHIPTLLENITSILGQKAQEKGIELITEVDPDICPVYGDDSRLQQALLNLTTNALKFTDKGRVTVRVRAESQTNSTMTYRFEVEDTGIGISAEQQPRLFSAFEQADNSMSRKYGGTGLGLAITKKIAELMGGKAGMVSAEGNGSTFWFTAVLRKDAPQLGVTERINAEEAERTIKQKLGGKRILLVEDEPINREIAQALLEDVGFIVDLAEDGGKAIERVQAVTYDLILMDMQMPHINGLEATRQIRLLPEGATIPIIAMTANAFAEDRELCIEAGMNDFIAKPVSVSLLYQKLCAWLQKR
- a CDS encoding cupin domain-containing protein, producing MDKLPITSVFAAGSKLESSNFSGDAWLNMLVPAGEALPVANVTFAPGCRNNWHAHQGGQVLLVTAGRGYYQEWGKPARQLLPGDAVNIPAHVKHWHGAAKDSGLAHIAIEIDPQKGPAAWMEPVAADVYNSLK
- a CDS encoding HD domain-containing protein, coding for MEEYLKKIGVKNEKIRDPIYGFIPITPKEKTIIDTPLFQRLRRINQLALTKYVYPSAEHSRFVHSIGVMHCSTLILDGVFSHKETNLNFEPSQKSIKTLRYAALLHDIGHLPFSHAVEKQWLCGLKHEDVSIYIIKNYRQIRDILESDGIDCNEVASLIGKKPAEKDQLFHEVISGQLDADRADYLLRDSHACGVRYGEYDFPRFLQIFSAKEDATHGSLSLCVDEKDLHVAESLLIARYHYNLQIPYHRTRSGYDFVLKKFAKENVHFDNIFEINGSKIDEINFKKLELLDDGSVFEKIKDKFQQNNKWANYLMRQMHLCPIIDTNALDKDSVDYFKKSVTALRASPDLLVEDEDYFIQEQPVEMLKRAQRSGECDKPSKKGSKSLPEGSIRLLVDSYGGAKKQVDIRNRSWIFNRLNKEPHKILRVYVVEEKKDHCKQIIKQLCRKAQGGLL
- a CDS encoding AraC family transcriptional regulator, which encodes MKPQPEKQCDLLHVQRQILARSIARWTENNPRFEADVPGLLLVRYEAPTQPTSGVYEPCICLVAQGAKRVMLGGEEYVYDANHYLISSVGLPVVANVVEASPEKPLLGLALKLDMRMLAQMMVDSNLPAPRSGRSERGMRVSEVSAQLLSAFQRLLDLQQDPQDIAVLSPLVHKEILYRLLVGEQGHYLRQLVSAGSHGFQIARAIDWLKKNYVQPLKVDSLAKQIGMSTSTFHYHFRAMTAMSPLQYQKWMRLHEARRLMFMERLDATSAAFQVGYESPSQFSREYRRQFGTPPLRDVKNLYTTQEASAASPADASFANVTA